DNA sequence from the Chryseobacterium indicum genome:
GAACAACACCGTCCGTAAACGGAAAAGCAGTAGTTCCTTTATGAAAATATCCCCACGCTCTTTCTGTATCTGTTGCAGGCTGGTTGGGCGAAACCGTAACATTGGTAACGTTGGCAACCGCACAACTGGAGCCACCGGAAATCAGAACGTTTTTAACAAGTTGCTCTATATTGTAAGAAGATGGCGCGTAAGATGCCACATTCACATCAATAAAAGCTCCGGACTTCAGACTCGCACCGGAATGCTTTTCTGTTATCGGTTTTCTGGACGTTTTTTGGGCAAAAACAGATCCTGAAACCAAGAGTAAAACTAAAAAGAAACAGTAGTTTTTTAATCTATAATTTAACATTTTGTTGTTGTTTGTTCAAAAATACTAAATTATTGGCTAAAATCAGAACAAAAAATAAGCATTATAATATAAATAACCTAAAATATTTTAAAATTAAAGAAATAACAGATAATCTATCTGAATAATAAAAAAAGACTGATAAATTTATCAGTCTTTTTTTATGGAATTGTAATAATTCAGCAATTATATCTGCTGATTAGTTATCTTTTTTCAGTTCATCAATCATATTCTGCAATTCTGAAATCTTATCTTTCAATGCTTTAATTTCATTTTTATTGGAACTTACATTGCTTTTCAGCATTACATTTTTGGCGCGCTCATTGTGGTCTTCCTCATCTTCATCCTCGTTAATTTCTTCAATATCTTCCTGAATGTCTTCGATGTCTTCATTAATTTCTTCTATATCCTCACTGATTTCCTCAATATCTTCGCTGATCTCTTCAATGTCTTCCTGAATATCTTCAATATCTTCCTGAATATCTTCGATTTTCTCATGGCTTTTATTTACAGACATCTGAATGAAAATCGCAAGGTAAATTGCCTCCAATGAAACTACTGTGGTAAGAATCAGCAGCATCTTATCAAACTCTACAAGATGAAGAATAGGCAGAAGAAAAGAAATAATAAAAAACAGGGTATGTGCAATGAGCGAGGGGATAGAACCAATCCACCATGTAATTCCGTTTGCAATTCTTTCTAACATTTCAATTTTTTCTTCGTTCTTTTTCATTGCGTTTCAATTTTAAAGTAATTCCTTTGTAACTCCCAGTCCAAACAATGCAAAATCGTATTTTGCAGGATCTTTTTCATCAAATGTACGGATCACGAGATCCAGTTCTTCCACCGTTTTCCAGTCATTCTGCGTTCTGGTAATAAGTCCCAGTTTTCTCGAAATATTTCCGGTATGCACATCCAGCGGAATAGAAAGATATTTCGGATCTGTATTTTCCCAAAGACCAAAATCTACTCCACGCTTATCTTTACGCACCATCCAGCGCAGAAACATGATAATTCTTTTGGTGGAAGAATTTTTATACGGTGAACTTACATGTTTGTGCGTTCTGTGCTTTTCCGTTCCCAGAAACTGTGCTCTGAAACGTTCAATCCCGTGAGAAAAATTAACTTCAGAATCATTTACCCTGAATAAATCCTCCAGACTTTCATTCTCCGTATAAATTCTGTTAAACTGCTTAATAAAATAAGCAAAATCCTCCCCGTTAAAAGTCCTGTGAACACTTTTGCCCTCAAGAAATTTCAAATCCTTTTCCGAATGATTCAAAACAAAATCATAGGGTGAATTTCCCATAATATCGAGCATTTTCTCTGCCGATTTAATGATCGCTTTTCTGTTTCCCCACGAAATTGTCGCCGCCAGAAATCCTGCAATTTCAATATCCTGCTTCAGAGAAAAACGATGCGGAATCTGGATCGGATCATTTTCTATAAATTCAGGATCATTGTATTTGTCTGCCTTTTCATCTAAGAAGATTTTCAGTTCTTCAAACTTCAACATTATTTTTAAATTTTTACAGGTTCCAGTGCTTTCGGTAGGAAAGTATTGGGAAAAACAGTTCTTGCTTCATCGGTAAATACGGTAAGATCTCCGTATCGATTGGAAAAATGTCCTAAGATCAGTTTTCCGACTTCTGCTTTTCTGGCAACTGTTGCGGCTTCCAGAGCAGTTGTATGACCTGTGTAATCCGCCATTTCCTTCAAATCGTGAAGAAATGTAGATTCATGATAAAGCACAGTTACATTTTTAATGATCGGGATCACACTTTCCAGATATCTTGTATCGCTGCAAAAAGCGTAAGATACAGAAGGTGCTGGTTCTACGGTAAGAATTTCATTTTTAAGAACGTATCCATCACTTAAAACAAAATCTTTTCCGGCTTTTATATTGTGATAATCGCAGGTTTCTATTTCGCTGTACTTGGCGATTTCCTTCATGTTCAAATGCCTGTCTTTCGGTTTTTCTTTAAA
Encoded proteins:
- a CDS encoding DUF1003 domain-containing protein, with translation MKKNEEKIEMLERIANGITWWIGSIPSLIAHTLFFIISFLLPILHLVEFDKMLLILTTVVSLEAIYLAIFIQMSVNKSHEKIEDIQEDIEDIQEDIEEISEDIEEISEDIEEINEDIEDIQEDIEEINEDEDEEDHNERAKNVMLKSNVSSNKNEIKALKDKISELQNMIDELKKDN
- a CDS encoding TIGR02757 family protein gives rise to the protein MLKFEELKIFLDEKADKYNDPEFIENDPIQIPHRFSLKQDIEIAGFLAATISWGNRKAIIKSAEKMLDIMGNSPYDFVLNHSEKDLKFLEGKSVHRTFNGEDFAYFIKQFNRIYTENESLEDLFRVNDSEVNFSHGIERFRAQFLGTEKHRTHKHVSSPYKNSSTKRIIMFLRWMVRKDKRGVDFGLWENTDPKYLSIPLDVHTGNISRKLGLITRTQNDWKTVEELDLVIRTFDEKDPAKYDFALFGLGVTKELL
- a CDS encoding ribonuclease Z; protein product: MSTYLTILGFNSAIPTINSSPTAQFLEMEERSFLIDCGEGTQVQLRKAKAKFSKINHIFISHLHGDHCFGLPGLIASFRLLGRETPLHVYGPKGIKKMLETIFTITETHRGFEVVYHELDKDYSEKIYEDNRVEVYTIPLDHRIYCNGYLFKEKPKDRHLNMKEIAKYSEIETCDYHNIKAGKDFVLSDGYVLKNEILTVEPAPSVSYAFCSDTRYLESVIPIIKNVTVLYHESTFLHDLKEMADYTGHTTALEAATVARKAEVGKLILGHFSNRYGDLTVFTDEARTVFPNTFLPKALEPVKI